One window of Enterobacter sp. RHBSTW-00175 genomic DNA carries:
- a CDS encoding LexA family transcriptional regulator, with the protein MNFDSLFHERVSTLRKSLGLTQTELAKQVGIVQRQIAAYEGGDSKPRDPVLLRLASALGTTPGWLASGDGQEPNLRNFIPYTSVRQIPLLTMGPFADRLDEVLKSATAFHPCGVAVSDSAFALKIVGESMRGSGGFSFPPGCIVTFDPGVEPQQGSFVLYGYEEEMTFKQYYTDLFQVTLKALNKNYGDLVINKGDGFVLATAVYAEVDLIQSQTTLHGVYQQVITKADYPGLRKDSDDNKKN; encoded by the coding sequence GTGAACTTTGACTCCCTGTTTCATGAGCGGGTCTCCACGCTGAGAAAATCTCTGGGCCTAACTCAGACAGAACTTGCTAAGCAAGTAGGCATCGTGCAGCGTCAGATTGCCGCATACGAAGGTGGTGATTCTAAGCCGCGCGACCCTGTTTTATTGAGGCTTGCATCAGCACTTGGAACTACTCCAGGCTGGCTGGCTTCCGGTGATGGACAGGAACCCAATCTGAGAAATTTCATCCCGTACACTTCTGTTCGCCAGATCCCGCTTTTAACAATGGGACCGTTCGCTGACAGACTTGATGAAGTGTTAAAATCTGCGACCGCATTTCACCCATGTGGTGTGGCTGTGAGCGATAGTGCTTTCGCCCTTAAAATTGTTGGCGAGTCAATGAGAGGATCCGGAGGATTCAGTTTCCCTCCTGGATGTATTGTTACTTTCGATCCTGGCGTTGAACCACAACAGGGCAGCTTTGTTTTATATGGTTATGAAGAGGAAATGACCTTTAAGCAGTACTACACCGATCTCTTTCAGGTGACACTTAAGGCTTTGAATAAAAACTATGGTGACCTAGTAATTAACAAAGGTGATGGATTTGTTTTGGCTACTGCTGTTTACGCTGAGGTGGATCTCATTCAGAGCCAGACGACGTTACATGGTGTTTATCAGCAAGTTATTACAAAAGCTGATTATCCTGGCCTTCGCAAAGACTCTGATGACAATAAAAAAAACTGA
- a CDS encoding Bro-N domain-containing protein, translating to MNIVAKSDLNFQGKAIVPVAGMSGIWLTSAEIAAALQYKSAKSVTNLFNQNADEFTGGMTKVIESVTSGNYRKKVRVFSLRGAHLIAMFARTPVAKEFRKWVLDILDRGIEATSVENLPTEFHQRVMLYFDSKGGVIGTQPLTEDQVVMSFDGFVNLFRGKGWLVAPKEEVAKGLIGAIQSLP from the coding sequence ATGAATATTGTAGCAAAATCAGATCTGAACTTCCAAGGTAAAGCAATTGTTCCAGTTGCTGGTATGAGCGGCATTTGGCTTACCTCTGCTGAAATCGCGGCAGCCCTGCAATATAAGAGCGCTAAGTCGGTAACGAACCTGTTCAACCAGAACGCAGACGAGTTTACTGGTGGTATGACTAAGGTCATTGAATCAGTGACCTCAGGAAATTACCGCAAAAAGGTACGCGTTTTCTCTCTTCGCGGCGCGCACTTAATCGCGATGTTTGCCCGCACCCCGGTTGCTAAAGAATTCCGTAAGTGGGTGTTGGATATTTTGGATAGAGGGATTGAAGCGACAAGTGTTGAAAATCTTCCTACTGAATTTCATCAACGGGTAATGCTTTACTTTGATAGCAAAGGTGGAGTTATCGGTACGCAACCACTAACAGAAGATCAGGTTGTTATGTCTTTTGATGGGTTTGTAAATTTGTTCAGAGGAAAAGGGTGGTTGGTTGCTCCGAAGGAGGAAGTTGCAAAAGGATTGATAGGAGCAATACAAAGTTTGCCATAG
- a CDS encoding DUF6694 family lipoprotein, whose translation MKKVLLACCLTLLLSGCDKPKVDASTDETMKTSLQKVKESLPEEKRQEFSEATSTIVMNSIDMKAMMAGAFSGNGDTIATQQAEKAKAALNGKTGEEIISEAKVILAERAQKEQQQALQEIAELKDKNAKSQQAKEALKNFVVNKSRFYFQKQEFGNPRPVIELSVENKTGTPISRAYFKGTIASPGRSIPWLVDTFNYAIPGGLEPGEKADWPLLPNMFSDWGKVEAPDDAIFTVEVVKLDGPDGKTLFDAEGFSEDDQKRLDMLVTKYATK comes from the coding sequence ATGAAAAAAGTGTTACTTGCTTGTTGTTTAACTTTATTGCTCTCTGGGTGTGACAAACCAAAAGTTGATGCATCAACAGATGAGACGATGAAAACATCTCTTCAGAAGGTAAAAGAATCTCTTCCAGAGGAGAAAAGACAGGAGTTTAGTGAAGCCACTTCAACCATAGTGATGAATAGCATTGACATGAAAGCTATGATGGCTGGCGCTTTTTCTGGCAACGGAGATACTATTGCCACACAGCAAGCTGAGAAAGCAAAGGCGGCATTAAATGGGAAGACAGGCGAAGAGATAATCAGCGAGGCAAAGGTAATTTTAGCTGAGAGAGCACAAAAAGAGCAGCAACAAGCTTTGCAAGAGATCGCTGAACTTAAAGATAAGAATGCTAAATCTCAGCAGGCAAAAGAAGCTTTAAAAAACTTTGTTGTTAATAAATCACGCTTTTATTTCCAGAAGCAGGAATTTGGCAACCCCCGCCCTGTGATTGAACTGAGCGTTGAAAACAAAACTGGCACTCCAATATCTAGAGCATATTTCAAAGGTACTATTGCCTCTCCCGGTCGCTCTATCCCTTGGCTAGTTGACACTTTCAACTATGCCATCCCTGGAGGGCTTGAACCGGGTGAAAAAGCTGATTGGCCTTTACTTCCTAACATGTTCTCAGATTGGGGCAAAGTCGAAGCCCCTGATGATGCTATTTTCACGGTTGAGGTGGTTAAATTGGATGGTCCTGACGGAAAGACCTTGTTTGACGCAGAAGGTTTTAGCGAAGACGACCAAAAGCGGTTAGATATGCTTGTTACCAAATACGCCACAAAATAG